Proteins from one Mercurialis annua linkage group LG7, ddMerAnnu1.2, whole genome shotgun sequence genomic window:
- the LOC126656631 gene encoding NDR1/HIN1-like protein 2: MAYPNTRPTRPTFLHAAIICTTIFFTALIVLILWLSLRPHPPKFHIHDFIVTGSGQPNGLQNIRITFNVTVRNRNPRIGIYYDSFTGSVFYKDLLIGSTRLSDPFYQGPKHTGLIFHVLPLSPLTTNNQRWMEFADDLAKGMVGLRLELISTVRYKTKLWDTKRHRMHPKCDVMVGSDGLILPSYKGRKCPT; this comes from the coding sequence ATGGCTTACCCGAATACCCGCCCAACCCGCCCCACCTTCCTACATGCAGCCATTATATGTACAACTATCTTCTTTACTGCCTTAATTGTATTAATTTTATGGCTTAGTCTCCGCCCACATCCTCCAAAATTTCACATCCATGATTTTATAGTTACGGGTTCGGGTCAGCCCAATGGGCTTCAAAATATCCGGATAACTTTCAATGTCACGGTTCGCAATAGGAACCCGAGAATAGGTATTTATTATGATTCTTTTACTGGGTCGGTCTTTTATAAAGATCTTTTAATTGGATCTACTCGTTTATCCGACCCGTTTTATCAAGGGCCCAAACACACTGGCCTTATTTTTCATGTGTTACCGTTGTCACCATTAACGACGAATAATCAGCGTTGGATGGAGTTTGCCGATGATCTGGCAAAAGGAATGGTGGGATTGCGTTTAGAGTTGATATCAACTGTCCGATATAAAACAAAGTTATGGGATACTAAGCGCCATCGCATGCACCCCAAATGTGATGTTATGGTGGGCTCAGATGGACTCATCTTACCAAGCTATAAGGGCCGGAAATGTCCCACTTAA
- the LOC126656103 gene encoding RING-H2 finger protein ATL40-like → MFLSHEHPIMPKQMVVDPPFLHHKPPPSAMDFAGMEAEVNDRSLFSHRNTYDLNSKIMLTAIISLSFVVVLVIVLHIYARCILRRHARRRSIIGRLGLATISSEPRRTGLDPGVIASLPIFVYKQTNNSVDQENQECAVCLSFLEDQEMAMVLPNCRHTFHAECIDKWLASHSTCPICRTEAEPRIQPVSREGPVAGPAIAPPLEGSNGKASGSSMSRLSSFRRILSRERSSRRIQAEIRQEEGFEDLERQ, encoded by the coding sequence ATGTTCCTGTCACATGAACACCCTATAATGCCAAAACAAATGGTAGTAGACCCACCTTTCCTCCACCACAAACCACCGCCTTCCGCCATGGACTTCGCCGGCATGGAAGCTGAAGTCAATGATCGCTCATTATTCTCACACAGAAACACATATGATCTAAACAGCAAGATCATGCTCACAGCAATTATTTCTCTATCATTTGTTGTTGTTCTAGTTATAGTACTTCACATTTACGCAAGATGTATCCTCAGACGCCATGCTCGCCGGAGGTCTATTATTGGCCGCCTAGGGTTAGCCACCATCTCCAGCGAGCCACGGCGGACCGGTCTTGATCCGGGGGTCATTGCTTCACTCCCAATATTTGTTTATAAGCAAACCAATAATAGTGTTgatcaagaaaatcaagaatgtGCGGTTTGTTTAAGTTTTCTTGAAGATCAAGAAATGGCTATGGTTTTACCTAATTGTAGACATACTTTTCATGCCGAGTGCATTGATAAATGGCTGGCTTCACATTCTACTTGTCCTATTTGTCGAACCGAGGCTGAGCCACGGATTCAGCCCGTCTCGAGAGAGGGTCCGGTGGCCGGTCCAGCCATAGCTCCGCCGCTTGAGGGTAGTAATGGCAAGGCTAGTGGTTCATCGATGTCTCGGTTGAGCTCATTTCGAAGGATACTTAGTCGAGAAAGATCATCGAGACGAATTCAAGCTGAGATTCGTCAAGAAGAAGGTTTTGAAGATCTTGAGAGACAATAA
- the LOC126654721 gene encoding PLASMODESMATA CALLOSE-BINDING PROTEIN 5-like: MCFNTLVLLLTIFSFPLTSISQKQNGGVAPRDLWCVAKNNADDQSLQAAIDWACGPGGANCNPIQNGGPCYDLNDIQITASWAFNDYYLRNGLSDDACFFSNTAALTSLNPSHNGCKFPSSLSVNKGMNSNSTTTTTTSMGMGTDSADLSGSSPIAGTWYWPIITCNLFVILGIIIGV; this comes from the exons ATGTGTTTCAACACTCTTGTCTTGCTTCTAACAATATTTTCTTTCCCACTTACTTCAATTTCTCAAAAGCAAAACGGCGGCGTTGCACCAAGAGATCTATGGTGTGTAGCAAAGAATAACGCTGATGATCAGTCGCTACAGGCGGCGATTGACTGGGCTTGTGGTCCGGGTGGAGCTAATTGTAACCCGATTCAGAATGGAGGGCCTTGTTATGATTTAAATGATATTCAAATCACTGCTTCTTGGGcttttaatgattattatttgaGAAATGGGTTGAGTGATGATGCTTGTTTTTTCAGTAACACTGCTGCTCTCACTTCTTTAAACCCTa GCCATAATGGATGTAAATTTCCCTCCAG CTTATCGGTGAACAAAGGGATGAATTCGAATTCAACAACGACAACGACAACATCAATGGGGATGGGGACGGACAGTGCCGATTTGAGTGGAAGCAGTCCGATTGCAGGCACATGGTATTGGCCCATAATCACCTGTAATTTATTTGTCATACTTGGGATCATAATTGGAGTATAG